A genome region from Deltaproteobacteria bacterium includes the following:
- a CDS encoding response regulator, protein MARASEKTILVVDDEPDVRNFLATCLEDAGFNVETAKDGVDALEKVAAHVPDLITLDMVMPRQSGTRVMRELRANEKTAHVPVIVITAHAKDEFGSDEIKELNAFAARLRPKYMMEKPITPQKLVKAIADILEVDPDEADEAGQPSSPDSELLSKLISGADPDTLNRIRALLDKK, encoded by the coding sequence ATGGCGCGTGCATCGGAAAAGACCATACTGGTGGTGGACGACGAGCCGGACGTCCGCAACTTCCTGGCCACGTGCCTGGAGGACGCCGGTTTCAACGTGGAAACTGCAAAGGACGGCGTGGACGCCCTGGAAAAGGTGGCGGCTCACGTTCCCGATCTTATAACCCTCGACATGGTGATGCCCCGCCAGAGCGGAACCAGGGTGATGCGGGAGCTTCGGGCCAACGAGAAGACCGCACACGTGCCCGTCATCGTCATCACGGCCCATGCCAAAGACGAGTTCGGCTCGGACGAGATAAAGGAGCTGAACGCGTTCGCGGCAAGGCTTCGGCCCAAGTACATGATGGAAAAACCCATAACGCCCCAGAAGCTCGTGAAGGCCATAGCCGACATCCTGGAAGTGGACCCGGACGAGGCGGACGAGGCCGGGCAGCCTTCAAGCCCCGATTCCGAGCTTCTTTCAAAGCTCATCTCCGGGGCCGACCCGGATACCTTGAACCGAATAAGGGCGCTTCTGGACAAAAAGTAG
- a CDS encoding response regulator: MQNERTSSPMTDDDLRKRLTDLEARLEKALVLEPELERLKAGMAESARYGAMGSFARGIVHEINNVLGIIMALVERGLAVNPPGTTGHANYSRLIEAVKRATDLVSQIPASYRKSEANSPVEIGLIVKGASRFLEGSLPINVNLNMDVSAGTGAVKADPGEVHRILVYLASIASQALDRTGGELSISLLRIGAENAPSMLRLSAVCKRERPSPDAVDLAMFADPDFNRYIGFISGIMAEHLGSSSVYMENGELVLNMDFPGMEEDLRKAEPEAPRDASKGSERLLFVEDEVVLAELWQEVLKDMGYDVTVAHSGREALDIFTADPNGFDCVLTDRTMPIMPGERLARAISKIRPEIPIIMCTGHSGLMTPEMLAQNHLKACLQKPLGFNEVAETLRRVIDESKRAS, translated from the coding sequence ATGCAAAATGAACGAACCTCCTCCCCCATGACCGATGATGACCTGAGAAAAAGGCTCACGGACCTTGAAGCCCGGCTGGAAAAAGCCCTGGTCCTTGAACCCGAACTGGAAAGGCTCAAGGCAGGGATGGCCGAATCGGCCAGGTACGGGGCCATGGGCAGCTTTGCCCGTGGGATCGTGCACGAGATCAACAACGTCCTGGGCATCATAATGGCCCTGGTGGAGCGCGGGCTTGCGGTCAACCCGCCGGGGACAACGGGACACGCCAATTATTCGAGGCTCATTGAGGCAGTGAAAAGAGCCACCGACCTTGTGAGCCAGATTCCGGCGTCGTACCGGAAATCCGAGGCCAATTCCCCGGTGGAGATCGGCCTCATAGTCAAGGGGGCGTCCAGGTTCCTGGAGGGAAGCCTTCCCATCAACGTCAATCTCAACATGGACGTTTCGGCGGGTACGGGCGCGGTAAAGGCGGACCCCGGCGAAGTGCACAGGATACTGGTATATCTCGCTTCCATAGCGTCCCAGGCCCTGGACCGCACGGGCGGCGAGCTTTCCATAAGCCTTTTACGGATCGGGGCCGAAAACGCCCCTTCCATGCTCCGGCTTTCGGCGGTGTGCAAAAGGGAGAGGCCCTCGCCGGATGCCGTTGACCTTGCCATGTTCGCCGACCCGGACTTCAACCGCTACATAGGCTTCATAAGCGGCATTATGGCCGAGCACCTGGGCAGCAGCTCCGTTTACATGGAAAACGGGGAACTGGTCTTAAACATGGACTTTCCGGGCATGGAGGAGGACCTGCGCAAGGCGGAGCCCGAAGCGCCACGGGACGCGTCCAAAGGAAGCGAACGGCTCCTTTTCGTCGAGGACGAGGTGGTTCTGGCGGAACTATGGCAGGAGGTCCTGAAGGACATGGGCTACGATGTCACCGTCGCCCATTCGGGGCGGGAGGCCCTGGACATCTTCACCGCAGACCCGAACGGATTCGACTGCGTTCTCACCGACCGCACCATGCCAATCATGCCGGGCGAGCGGCTGGCCCGGGCCATTTCCAAGATAAGGCCGGAAATCCCCATAATCATGTGCACCGGCCACAGCGGGCTAATGACCCCGGAAATGCTCGCCCAGAACCATCTGAAAGCCTGCCTTCAAAAGCCCCTGGGCTTCAACGAGGTCGCTGAAACCCTTCGCAGGGTCATAGACGAGTCCAAGCGTGCCTCCTAA
- a CDS encoding SGNH/GDSL hydrolase family protein, protein MVAGFTVFEIVLRYGGVSDYDRNRPSWNPPERFREIDRRINEKNREFSMSNQFGFNDRDRTKKKPEGIRYRIAVLGDSFIWGDGVPYDVIWSHKLEKLITAKRPDVEVLSWGKCGWSTKDELNFLKEYGIAFAPDLLIVGWVSNDPDVGAFPQKDLNLSLPFAPLHLLFPDTANALQARTESILSKSLFKGYGYSSWQDRLYTQENLALYDVVLAEFAQFCREKSLPVLFVLTPNNYAEYHGELFGKVKPFFGKNKIRHLDLFPAVCEKLKGRPFKELTANPANGHPGDPVTTVYADEVFKFVTKDPKISRLFQAHIKPSAK, encoded by the coding sequence ATGGTCGCCGGATTCACGGTTTTCGAGATTGTCCTTCGTTATGGCGGGGTATCCGACTACGACAGGAACCGGCCCTCCTGGAACCCGCCGGAAAGATTCCGCGAGATCGACAGGCGGATAAACGAGAAGAACCGCGAATTTTCGATGTCCAACCAGTTCGGCTTCAACGACCGGGACAGAACCAAAAAAAAGCCCGAAGGAATCCGCTACAGGATAGCTGTTCTGGGCGATTCCTTCATCTGGGGCGACGGGGTTCCTTACGACGTCATCTGGAGCCACAAGCTGGAAAAACTTATAACGGCGAAACGGCCCGATGTGGAGGTGCTGAGCTGGGGCAAGTGCGGCTGGTCCACCAAGGACGAGCTCAATTTTTTAAAAGAGTACGGAATCGCTTTCGCCCCCGACCTTCTTATCGTGGGCTGGGTCAGCAACGACCCGGATGTGGGGGCTTTCCCGCAAAAGGACCTGAACCTCTCCCTTCCCTTCGCCCCCCTGCACCTTCTGTTTCCGGACACGGCCAACGCCCTGCAGGCAAGGACAGAAAGCATCCTTTCAAAGAGCCTGTTCAAGGGCTACGGTTACAGCTCATGGCAGGACAGGCTCTACACCCAGGAAAACCTGGCCCTTTACGACGTGGTTCTTGCTGAGTTCGCTCAGTTTTGCCGGGAAAAAAGCCTTCCGGTCCTTTTCGTTCTTACTCCCAACAATTACGCGGAGTACCACGGCGAACTTTTCGGAAAAGTGAAGCCGTTTTTCGGGAAAAACAAAATCAGGCACCTGGACCTGTTCCCGGCGGTGTGCGAAAAGCTGAAAGGCCGCCCCTTCAAGGAACTTACGGCCAATCCGGCCAACGGGCATCCCGGAGACCCGGTCACCACGGTATATGCTGATGAAGTGTTCAAATTCGTTACCAAAGACCCTAAAATCTCGCGTCTTTTTCAGGCGCACATAAAGCCTTCGGCAAAATGA
- a CDS encoding SGNH/GDSL hydrolase family protein, with amino-acid sequence MKHIPRKKLAIKIAAVAGGLIMGLVLFEAFFQLADLLKGSKPDVASVLQQRPVIHPYQPSPWYHSFPSANVAMHTVLAPFSEDSAHYGQHNSQGFRSREYTTAHPPDTFRIVAVGDSFTYGWGVKENETYTAALEKILTGKSGKGIKAEVINLGIAGSRPADNFVRLLAHGEALAPDLLIFQLQLNDLEYSLLLPYIDFFGGWFYEAGQAKGLFSRLEFAVKTLKVLKKRDIRDFTCMLRDSEMARMTEPHSFESRLYGEVLKSLDEWRKRTGVPVLVVAFPMLDSDRNGLNFNNYTNMEGQAGLNRKLYRTLTEGAIAVGFPLCDMMEIYRKTARGRYLSVSESDSHPNPLGHELAARAIYEAITTKIFPDRLPVPRPKGQGWEEEAPLRGLASKSWKDHSENLEKQLDLFSALASIHPKDPWTRFHLAFVHENLGHDAESRRLYESLEALAPGLAMPWYHAGHRLSGSGREIYMKKVLKTLPDYSFALKELAEIYSRTGRQKDACAAYTRLARHPLFPDNFKNAVLRLKGMGCFDENTVRMEHFQGLGDLEGPDGKMRFDTLP; translated from the coding sequence ATGAAACACATCCCGCGCAAAAAGCTCGCCATTAAAATCGCCGCAGTTGCCGGCGGGCTCATAATGGGCCTTGTGCTTTTCGAGGCATTTTTTCAACTTGCCGATCTGCTGAAGGGCAGCAAGCCGGACGTGGCAAGCGTTCTGCAGCAGCGGCCTGTGATCCATCCTTATCAGCCCTCGCCCTGGTATCATTCCTTTCCCTCCGCCAACGTGGCCATGCACACTGTTCTGGCCCCCTTCTCCGAGGATTCGGCCCATTACGGACAGCACAATTCACAGGGCTTCAGAAGCAGGGAATACACCACGGCGCATCCGCCTGATACTTTCAGAATAGTTGCAGTGGGCGACTCCTTCACTTACGGATGGGGAGTAAAGGAGAACGAAACCTATACTGCGGCCCTTGAAAAAATCCTTACGGGAAAGTCCGGCAAAGGCATAAAGGCCGAGGTCATAAACCTTGGCATAGCCGGAAGCCGACCTGCCGACAACTTCGTGCGCCTGCTGGCCCACGGTGAGGCGCTTGCCCCGGACCTCTTAATATTCCAACTCCAGTTGAACGATCTGGAATATTCCCTGTTATTACCGTATATTGATTTCTTCGGGGGCTGGTTTTACGAGGCCGGACAGGCAAAGGGCCTCTTTTCCAGGCTGGAATTTGCCGTGAAAACCCTGAAAGTCTTGAAGAAGAGGGATATCAGGGACTTCACCTGCATGCTCCGGGATAGTGAAATGGCCAGGATGACTGAGCCTCATTCCTTCGAGTCCCGGCTTTATGGCGAAGTGCTGAAGTCTCTGGACGAATGGCGAAAAAGGACGGGTGTGCCGGTGCTTGTCGTGGCCTTTCCCATGTTGGACAGCGACAGGAACGGCTTAAATTTCAACAATTACACCAACATGGAAGGCCAGGCCGGGCTTAACCGGAAACTTTACAGAACACTGACCGAAGGGGCCATTGCAGTCGGCTTTCCCCTTTGCGACATGATGGAGATATACCGAAAAACGGCCAGGGGGCGCTATCTGTCGGTTTCGGAAAGCGACAGCCACCCCAACCCCCTTGGCCACGAGCTTGCGGCCAGGGCCATTTATGAAGCCATCACCACCAAAATCTTTCCAGACCGCCTGCCGGTTCCAAGGCCCAAGGGCCAGGGCTGGGAAGAGGAGGCCCCCCTGCGCGGCCTTGCGTCCAAAAGCTGGAAAGATCATAGCGAAAACCTTGAGAAGCAGCTCGATCTATTTTCAGCCCTTGCCAGCATCCATCCCAAAGACCCCTGGACAAGGTTCCACCTGGCCTTTGTTCACGAAAACCTGGGCCACGACGCAGAAAGCCGGAGGCTTTACGAATCCCTCGAAGCCCTGGCTCCGGGGCTCGCCATGCCCTGGTATCACGCGGGCCACCGGCTCTCAGGCTCCGGGCGCGAAATCTACATGAAAAAGGTGCTGAAAACCCTTCCCGACTACAGTTTCGCCTTAAAGGAGCTTGCGGAGATATACAGCCGCACGGGCAGGCAGAAGGATGCATGCGCGGCTTACACGAGGCTGGCCCGGCACCCGCTTTTTCCGGATAATTTCAAAAACGCGGTTTTGCGATTGAAGGGGATGGGCTGTTTCGATGAAAACACGGTGAGGATGGAGCACTTCCAGGGCCTGGGCGATCTTGAGGGACCTGACGGGAAAATGCGGTTCGATACCCTGCCATAA
- a CDS encoding ATP-binding protein — protein sequence MDLNSKLSELSRLRFFVRKFWEAEAGFMHDETGADALILAVNEAAANVIRHAFSGLSDRRFSVMAEAWPDRVVVELSHDGQGFPQKSAPASLPPEPQDHGYGLYIIENCLDGVSYITDDQGTQRIIMEKRPAPQPG from the coding sequence ATGGATTTGAACTCGAAGCTTTCCGAGCTTTCGCGCCTCAGGTTTTTCGTGCGGAAGTTCTGGGAGGCCGAAGCCGGTTTCATGCACGACGAAACCGGCGCGGACGCCCTGATTCTTGCCGTCAACGAGGCCGCCGCCAACGTCATACGCCATGCTTTCAGCGGCCTTTCGGACAGGCGTTTTTCCGTCATGGCCGAGGCCTGGCCCGACCGGGTGGTGGTGGAACTGTCCCACGACGGCCAGGGTTTCCCTCAGAAAAGCGCCCCGGCAAGTCTTCCGCCGGAACCCCAGGATCACGGCTACGGGCTCTACATCATTGAAAATTGCCTCGACGGTGTGTCCTACATAACCGATGACCAGGGCACGCAGCGCATAATCATGGAAAAACGTCCCGCGCCCCAGCCGGGCTGA
- a CDS encoding ATP-binding cassette domain-containing protein, with product MSLITAENLGLYYGERAIFENFSFQVARKDRIGLVGRNGTGKTTLMRLIVGQMEPHNGSLRVTKGVRLGYLPQDVTDAPEGTLLSSVLSSVPGKQAVEEDIKKVEDALASSTDPEELSDLADELSDLLETQEHFDTVYAAHKAEEILTGLGFPTARFNEPLAHLSGGWRTRSALAALLYQRPDVLIMDEPTNHLDVDSVRWLSQYLLAYDQALLLVCHDREFLNRQITRIISFEPEGMRQYRGDYESYVTQRAEEEKILERRAKNQEQKARDAMKFVEKFRFKATKARQAQSKLKLLQKMEIIEKFQPQRTIRFSFPKTAPSGRVVFRLDNIGMAFGDNPLYKNVNLHINRGDRVAIIGPNGAGVTTLMKIMAGELAPESGSVTPGHGVTLSYYAQHQAEHLDPKRTVVEEVGTAAPDAVQSVIRGILGAFLFSGDEVDKTTGVLSGGEKARVALAKLLVRPGNCLFMDEPTNHLDIFASEKLIEALTNYDGTLVFVSHNQAFVNRLVTKVWDIKDGGVTEYPGTLNEYYDHLARNDAGPEPLSKKERKALPQGPPAVKERNAGPTGPSSKKGQVPQATPAAKEKADNQAVLKGAPEPVSLVRADEKAKKRAEAEERQRLSKVLAPVRARIQSAEREIAELEERERAITDKLADPDVFSDPERGKALMCEYEAVRKDIARLLARWEKDNSQLEQLTGAGAA from the coding sequence ATGAGCCTCATTACTGCTGAAAACCTGGGCCTGTATTACGGGGAACGGGCGATATTCGAAAACTTTTCCTTCCAGGTGGCCAGGAAGGACCGCATAGGTCTTGTGGGCAGGAACGGAACAGGCAAGACCACCCTGATGCGCCTCATCGTGGGCCAGATGGAGCCCCACAACGGCAGCCTGCGCGTCACCAAGGGCGTAAGGCTCGGCTACCTTCCCCAGGACGTCACCGACGCCCCTGAAGGAACCCTTCTGTCATCGGTCCTGTCTTCGGTCCCCGGAAAGCAAGCGGTGGAGGAGGACATAAAAAAGGTTGAGGACGCCCTGGCCTCCTCCACCGACCCGGAGGAGCTGTCCGATCTCGCCGACGAGCTCTCCGATCTTCTTGAAACCCAGGAGCACTTCGACACGGTCTATGCGGCCCACAAGGCCGAGGAAATCCTTACCGGCCTCGGTTTTCCCACCGCCCGGTTCAACGAGCCCCTTGCCCATCTTTCGGGAGGCTGGCGAACCCGCTCGGCCCTGGCCGCGCTTCTCTACCAGAGGCCGGACGTGCTCATCATGGACGAGCCCACCAACCACCTGGACGTGGACTCGGTGCGCTGGCTGTCCCAGTACCTTCTGGCCTACGACCAGGCCCTTTTGCTGGTCTGCCACGACAGGGAGTTTCTGAACCGGCAGATTACGCGCATAATCAGTTTCGAGCCGGAGGGCATGAGGCAGTACCGGGGCGATTACGAGTCCTACGTCACCCAGCGGGCCGAAGAGGAAAAAATCCTTGAGCGCCGGGCAAAGAACCAGGAGCAGAAGGCCCGCGACGCCATGAAGTTCGTGGAGAAGTTCCGCTTCAAGGCCACCAAGGCGCGCCAGGCCCAGAGCAAGCTGAAGCTTTTGCAGAAAATGGAGATCATAGAAAAATTCCAGCCCCAGAGGACCATAAGGTTTTCGTTTCCCAAGACCGCTCCCAGCGGGCGCGTGGTTTTCAGGCTGGACAACATCGGCATGGCCTTTGGCGACAACCCGCTCTACAAAAACGTGAACCTTCACATCAACCGGGGCGACCGGGTGGCCATAATCGGTCCCAACGGAGCGGGCGTGACCACTCTGATGAAGATCATGGCGGGCGAGCTTGCGCCTGAGTCGGGCTCGGTGACGCCGGGCCACGGGGTCACGCTTTCCTACTACGCCCAGCACCAGGCCGAGCATCTCGACCCCAAGAGGACCGTGGTGGAGGAAGTCGGCACGGCGGCCCCGGATGCGGTTCAGAGCGTGATAAGGGGGATTCTGGGCGCCTTTCTTTTTTCGGGCGACGAGGTGGACAAGACGACCGGCGTTCTTTCGGGCGGGGAAAAGGCCAGGGTGGCCCTGGCGAAACTTCTGGTGCGTCCCGGAAACTGCCTTTTCATGGACGAGCCCACCAACCACCTGGATATCTTCGCCTCCGAAAAACTCATAGAGGCCCTTACCAATTACGACGGCACCCTGGTCTTCGTCTCCCACAACCAGGCCTTCGTGAACCGCCTTGTCACCAAGGTCTGGGACATCAAGGACGGAGGGGTGACGGAGTATCCGGGAACCTTGAACGAATATTATGATCACCTTGCCCGAAACGACGCGGGTCCGGAGCCTCTTTCCAAAAAGGAGCGCAAGGCCCTGCCCCAGGGGCCGCCCGCCGTAAAGGAACGGAACGCCGGTCCGACCGGGCCGTCGTCCAAAAAGGGACAAGTCCCCCAGGCGACTCCGGCGGCAAAAGAGAAAGCGGATAATCAGGCGGTGCTGAAAGGCGCGCCGGAGCCTGTGAGCCTTGTGCGGGCCGACGAAAAGGCCAAGAAACGCGCCGAGGCGGAGGAGCGCCAGCGCCTCAGCAAGGTTCTCGCCCCGGTCAGGGCGCGCATTCAAAGCGCGGAACGGGAAATAGCCGAACTTGAGGAGCGGGAAAGGGCCATCACCGATAAGTTGGCTGACCCGGATGTCTTCAGCGACCCGGAAAGGGGAAAGGCCCTCATGTGCGAGTACGAGGCCGTGCGGAAGGACATAGCAAGGCTTCTGGCCCGCTGGGAAAAGGACAACAGCCAGCTTGAACAGCTCACCGGGGCGGGGGCGGCCTGA
- a CDS encoding ribonuclease J encodes MPENSTPLKMIPLGGLGEIGLNMMVLEYGDSIMVVDCGLMFPEDFMLGVDVVIPDFDYLRQNPHKKVAGIVLTHSHEDHIGALPYLLREIDAPVYGTPFTLGLVHKKLEEREPPVKAILIEIKPRHRVRIGPFLVEPVKVGHSVVDGVGLAIYTPVGLVVHTGDFKITHDSGKFGTTDVARFAQLGEEGVLALFSDSTNAEKEGYTISENTIGKTLDEIARTSPGRMIVAVFASNIPRICQVVASAKKKGAKICFNGRSIEASVQIARQLGYLDITDDMLIDVEQLEDYPDNEVVIITTGSQGEPMSALARIVSGTHRQIKVTKNDTFVLSSKFIPGNEKAIAQIINRLYRLGAEVIYEKISDIHVSGHAFREELKLMIQLVKPRNFIPVHGEYRHLTHHARLGVQMGIPESNILIVENGSVVSFEDGRASVTGNVETGRTLIDGKGIGDVGRSVLRERRALSEHGVVVVSLVLDAETGYVLYGPDITSRGFVFEMEKGHLLTDAVCEIVDLVENTDMSSSERIPAIKKEIQRVLRRHFSFVIQRKPVIVPIIIEI; translated from the coding sequence ATGCCGGAAAATTCCACCCCACTTAAAATGATTCCCCTTGGCGGCCTTGGGGAAATCGGCCTCAACATGATGGTCCTGGAATATGGGGATTCCATCATGGTGGTGGACTGCGGCCTCATGTTCCCCGAAGATTTCATGCTGGGCGTTGACGTGGTCATCCCGGATTTCGACTATCTGAGGCAAAACCCCCACAAAAAAGTCGCCGGAATAGTCCTCACCCACAGCCACGAGGATCATATAGGCGCCCTCCCCTACCTTTTGAGGGAGATTGACGCGCCGGTTTACGGCACCCCCTTCACCCTGGGCCTTGTACACAAAAAGCTGGAGGAGCGTGAGCCGCCTGTAAAGGCTATCCTCATCGAGATCAAGCCCAGGCACAGGGTGCGCATCGGCCCCTTTCTGGTGGAGCCGGTCAAGGTGGGCCACTCGGTGGTGGACGGGGTGGGCCTTGCCATTTATACCCCTGTTGGCCTTGTGGTCCATACGGGCGATTTCAAGATCACCCACGATTCCGGCAAGTTCGGAACAACCGATGTGGCCCGGTTCGCGCAACTGGGCGAGGAAGGGGTGCTGGCCCTTTTTTCCGATTCCACCAACGCGGAAAAGGAAGGCTACACCATAAGCGAAAACACCATCGGCAAAACCCTGGACGAAATAGCCCGCACCAGTCCGGGCCGCATGATCGTGGCTGTTTTCGCCAGCAACATCCCCCGCATCTGCCAGGTTGTGGCCTCCGCCAAAAAAAAGGGGGCCAAGATCTGCTTCAACGGTCGCAGCATAGAGGCGAGCGTTCAGATAGCCCGGCAGCTTGGGTATCTGGACATCACCGACGACATGCTGATCGATGTGGAGCAATTGGAGGACTACCCGGATAACGAAGTTGTCATAATCACCACCGGAAGCCAGGGGGAGCCCATGAGCGCGCTCGCCCGGATAGTCTCCGGCACTCACAGGCAGATAAAGGTCACCAAGAACGACACCTTCGTTCTCTCGTCAAAGTTCATCCCCGGAAACGAAAAGGCCATAGCCCAGATAATCAACCGCCTGTACCGGCTTGGGGCCGAGGTCATCTACGAAAAAATTTCCGACATCCACGTTTCCGGCCACGCGTTCCGGGAAGAGCTGAAGCTTATGATCCAGCTCGTAAAGCCCAGAAATTTCATACCGGTTCACGGGGAATACCGCCATCTTACCCATCACGCACGGCTTGGGGTGCAGATGGGCATTCCCGAAAGCAACATCTTGATCGTTGAAAACGGCTCGGTGGTGAGTTTCGAGGACGGCAGGGCGTCTGTGACAGGCAACGTGGAAACGGGCCGCACCCTCATCGACGGCAAGGGCATAGGCGACGTGGGCCGGTCGGTCTTACGGGAGCGCCGGGCGCTTTCGGAACACGGCGTGGTGGTGGTGAGCCTGGTTCTTGACGCCGAAACCGGCTACGTGCTCTACGGGCCGGATATAACGAGCCGTGGATTCGTTTTCGAGATGGAAAAGGGGCATCTTTTAACCGATGCCGTGTGCGAGATAGTGGATCTGGTGGAAAACACCGACATGTCCTCGTCAGAGCGCATCCCGGCCATAAAAAAAGAAATCCAGAGGGTACTTCGCCGCCACTTCAGCTTCGTCATCCAGAGGAAGCCGGTTATCGTACCGATTATAATCGAGATTTAG
- the mdh gene encoding malate dehydrogenase, with amino-acid sequence MVKKVSVIGAGNVGATAAQRLAEKELCDVVLVDIVEGVPQGKALDLAEAAPIELHDSHLTGANTYEATAGSDVVIITAGIPRKPGMSRDDLLNTNAGIMKSVATEVAKYSPNACLIIVSNPLDAMCHVAYEASGFPKNRVLGMAGVLDSARFRTFIAMELDVSVENVHACVLGGHGDTMVPLPRYSTVAGIPITELLPAERIEELVKRTRNGGAEIVSLLKTGSAYYAPASAAVEMAESILKDKKKILPSAVLLEGEYGIKGLFIGVPVKLGKNGVEEVLEIALTPEEEAALKNSAAAVQSLVDVLHKK; translated from the coding sequence ATGGTCAAGAAGGTGTCGGTGATCGGAGCGGGAAACGTGGGAGCCACTGCGGCCCAGCGTCTGGCGGAAAAGGAGCTTTGCGACGTGGTGCTGGTGGACATCGTGGAAGGCGTGCCCCAGGGAAAGGCCCTCGATCTGGCCGAAGCCGCGCCCATAGAGCTTCACGACTCCCACCTCACGGGAGCCAATACCTACGAGGCCACCGCAGGCTCGGACGTGGTGATCATCACGGCGGGCATACCGCGAAAGCCCGGAATGAGCCGCGACGATCTTTTGAACACCAACGCCGGGATCATGAAGAGCGTTGCAACCGAGGTGGCCAAATACTCCCCCAACGCCTGCCTCATCATCGTGTCCAACCCCTTGGACGCCATGTGCCACGTGGCTTACGAGGCTTCGGGCTTCCCCAAGAACAGGGTTTTGGGCATGGCCGGAGTGCTGGACTCGGCGCGTTTTCGAACCTTCATCGCCATGGAGCTTGACGTATCCGTGGAAAACGTCCACGCCTGCGTGCTTGGCGGCCACGGCGACACCATGGTTCCTCTGCCGCGCTACTCCACTGTGGCGGGCATTCCCATAACCGAGCTTCTGCCCGCCGAACGTATAGAAGAACTGGTGAAGCGCACCCGTAACGGCGGAGCGGAAATCGTGAGCCTGCTCAAAACCGGCTCAGCCTACTACGCCCCGGCCTCCGCCGCCGTCGAAATGGCCGAGTCGATTTTGAAGGACAAGAAAAAGATTCTGCCCTCTGCTGTCCTCCTCGAAGGCGAATACGGCATAAAGGGGCTTTTCATCGGCGTTCCGGTGAAGCTTGGCAAAAACGGAGTGGAGGAGGTTCTCGAAATCGCCCTCACCCCCGAAGAAGAAGCGGCGCTTAAAAATTCCGCAGCAGCGGTGCAGTCTTTGGTGGACGTTCTGCACAAGAAATAA
- a CDS encoding fumarylacetoacetate hydrolase family protein has translation MRLVRFGEKGDERPGLWKDGRIIEIRKHLPDCPDIGRAFFEAGWIERVARINDPGEILETRLASPVSTPEKIICLGKNYADHAKEGGMSIPETPLLFSKTPNTVNGPFDPVILPESDTQIDWEVELAVVIGRTCKRVGEKDAPAFIAGYTVMNDVSARTVQFFDKQWFRGKSFDGFAPLGPVLVTPDELGDVSRLRLTTHVNGELMQDGATSDLIFDVYSLVSFISRDITLVPGDIISTGTPSGVGIFRDPPITLKNGDIVRCEISVIGFIENRFQAE, from the coding sequence ATGCGCCTTGTTCGATTCGGAGAAAAGGGCGATGAGCGCCCCGGCCTTTGGAAGGACGGACGGATAATTGAGATTAGAAAGCATTTGCCCGACTGCCCGGATATAGGCCGCGCCTTTTTCGAGGCCGGCTGGATCGAAAGGGTTGCGCGAATCAACGACCCAGGCGAAATTCTGGAAACCCGCCTGGCAAGCCCGGTGTCGACGCCTGAAAAAATCATCTGCCTTGGAAAAAACTACGCCGACCACGCAAAGGAAGGCGGAATGTCCATCCCGGAAACGCCCCTTTTATTCTCGAAGACCCCCAATACGGTTAACGGCCCCTTTGATCCGGTGATCCTCCCCGAAAGCGACACCCAGATTGACTGGGAGGTGGAGCTTGCTGTGGTCATCGGCAGAACCTGCAAAAGGGTGGGCGAAAAGGACGCCCCGGCCTTCATCGCCGGCTACACCGTCATGAACGACGTCTCCGCCCGCACGGTGCAGTTTTTCGACAAGCAGTGGTTTCGGGGAAAATCCTTCGACGGCTTCGCGCCATTGGGGCCGGTTCTGGTGACGCCGGATGAGCTTGGCGACGTCTCCCGCCTTCGCCTCACAACCCATGTAAACGGCGAACTCATGCAGGACGGGGCGACGAGCGACCTCATTTTCGACGTTTACAGCCTCGTTTCCTTCATAAGCCGTGACATCACCCTAGTTCCGGGCGACATCATTTCAACAGGCACGCCTTCGGGGGTAGGGATTTTCCGGGATCCGCCAATAACACTTAAAAACGGCGACATCGTGCGGTGCGAGATTTCCGTCATAGGCTTTATCGAAAACCGCTTCCAGGCCGAATAA